The genomic region ATTATCGCTATTTTCCCGAACCCGATCTGGCCCCGGTGCTGGCCCCACGCGAGCTGGTCGAGGCGGTCGCGGCGCGGATGCCCGAGCTGCCCGCCCAACGGCGCGCGCGCTACGTTGAACAACTGGGGATCAGCGCTTACGAGGCGCAAGTTCTCACCGCCGAACGCGAGCTGGCCGACTACTTCGAGGCCCTGCTGCCGGCCGTAAGCAATATCCGGATGGCGGCCAATTGGGTCATGACCGAAGTCTTGCGAGTGGTCAACGAAAGCGGGCGCGAGCTGGCCCAGGCAGTTCCGCCGGCCGGTGAGGTGGGCACCCTACTTAAGCTGGTCGAACGCGACACTATCAGCCTCAATGCCGCCAAGACTGCTTTTGCCGCGATGTGCAAGTCGGGTCAGGGCGCGTTGGCTATCGTGGCCGAGTTGGGACTGGCCCAGGTCTCCGACGAAAGCGCGATCGCCCACGCCTGCCAGCGCGTGTTGCAAAGCGAGCCCGATAAGGTCGCGGAATATCGCGGCGGACGCAACAAGCTGTTCGGCTTCTTTGTCGGGCAGGTGATGAAAGCGATGGGCGGCAAGGCCAATCCCAAGGTTATCAACGAAGTCCTGCGCCGCCAGCTTGAGGGCAGTTAGCGCGCACCGAAATCTTCTTGGCGACTTGTGGGCCATGCGATTGTGAAGTTTTTTCCCTGCTAGATTGCCCGCCAGCACGAGCAGCGCCGAGCGACTTTCGCAGCGCGTAAATTGAACTCGACGGCACCATTGGTCGGGTCCTGACGGTCTTTTTGCGAACTGAAGTTTCGAACCGGCGAGGCGACAGCGCTAAACGCATTGTTCGGGGATCTGAGCACCGGTGCAGCTGGTCATGCCATCAAAAACTCGTTAAAGTATGCGTTAGAAAATCTGTCTACATAGGGGAAGTGACAAAAGCCAGGAGCTCAGGCTAAAGCCCGTTATCGTTGCGGCCTGCGGCTGCGAAAAACGAATTTGCGCGGCTTGGCGCCGTTGTGATCCGCAAGGTTGCTTACAAAGTCCGCGAAAATAGAGTTTTGTCGCCGGAGGTTGAGGCATGAAAAAACTCGCGGCAACGTTAGGTTTCTGCGCGACGGTTATGCTGACGGAGGTCGCGCCGGCGCAAATGACACCTCCGGCAACCGTCGCAACCGGCAGGCGGCTCTTTCATTCCTACTGCGCCCCTTGCCATGGCGACGACGCCAAAGGCAATGGTCCGATGGCTTCATTTTCGGCCGAGCAGGTCGCTGATTTGACCGCATTGCGGCGGCGCTACCACGGCGCGATTCCTTTTGGCAAGATCTGGGACATGTTGCCCGACCAATGCAGCGAAGCTTGCCCGAACAAGCCGCAGCAGGTCCGCGATATCCAAAGCTTTTTAGCCACCCTGCAGAAATAGCGGACGCTTGAAGCCTGCGTGGCGCGCCGAGTATCGGTGCCGTCTGTCGGCGCGAAGCAGTTCAAGCGTTGGTCGCGTTTCGAAGAAAATTGCACTGAATGTGCTTCGGGACATGGCGCGGCGTGTCACACCTGGCAGCGCGCAGCGCGCTTCAGGCCTGTTCCTTTTTCGCTGCTTTGCTTCGTGTCTGCCTGGCCGAAAACAAAGCCGTGGGCCGCTGGGCCATGGCGCTAACCTCATCTTCGGCCAGATTGCGGATCATCGCCAACAGCACTTGGCGGGTACGCGTGACATCCTGCGCCGGAACCCCAGCAACTGCGACTTGATTGACCTGCAATGCCAACGGCACCAGCTCCTGCTTGAGCCTGCGGCCGGCCGGGGTCAAGCAAACATAATTGTTGCGCCGATTGTCGGCGCGCCGGTCGCGCCGGACGTACCCACGCCTGGCCATCACGCGCAAGGCGGCCAAGGTGGTAGGTTCGGTCAGCCCCGCCTGCTCGCTCAGTTCGCGCTGGGTTAGACCGTCGCGCTCCCATAGGATGCGCAAAAAGACCCAGTGGCCAAAGGGTATGCCGCGCTCGGCTAGTCGTCGCGTTAACGCGCG from Candidatus Binataceae bacterium harbors:
- a CDS encoding c-type cytochrome, which produces MKKLAATLGFCATVMLTEVAPAQMTPPATVATGRRLFHSYCAPCHGDDAKGNGPMASFSAEQVADLTALRRRYHGAIPFGKIWDMLPDQCSEACPNKPQQVRDIQSFLATLQK
- a CDS encoding MarR family winged helix-turn-helix transcriptional regulator, with product MSAGKPSSEAQTILRYWLEAVPNDRLAHLIRDAARGVTRALTRRLAERGIPFGHWVFLRILWERDGLTQRELSEQAGLTEPTTLAALRVMARRGYVRRDRRADNRRNNYVCLTPAGRRLKQELVPLALQVNQVAVAGVPAQDVTRTRQVLLAMIRNLAEDEVSAMAQRPTALFSARQTRSKAAKKEQA